GCTCGTCCAGGAACAGCTGGAGAAGGGTGACCGGCTGACCGTACGCCGGGAGCGGCCCACCCGCGCGGCGGTGCTGGACGCCGCCGGGCAGCCGATCGTCGCGCCCCGGCCGGTGGTCCGGGTGGGCGTGCAGCCCTCCCAGGTCCCCGACCCGGCCGCCCTGGCCCGCCGGCTCGACGCCGCGTTCAAGGCGATCCGGCCGGCGATCACTCCCCCGGTGGACGTCTCCGACCTGCCCCGCCGCATGAAGGAGGCCGACCCGGACGCGTTCGTCGAGGTGGTCACCCTGCGGGAGGAGGCGTACCGGCAGATCAAGCCCCGCATCCACGACTTGCCCGGCACCCTGTTCCCCACCGAGCAGCGCGACCTCGCGCCGACCCGGGAGTTCGCCCGGGCCCTGCTCGGCTCGGTCGACGAGGCGACGGCCGACGACCTCGCCGCCCGCCCGGACGCGGTCGCCCGGGGCGACCAGGTGGGTCACGGCGGCCTCCAGGGCCGCTACGACGACCGGCTGCGCGGCGTCCCCGGGGTGGCCGTGCTGATCCAGCGGCCCGGTCCGGACGGCAAGCCGACCCCCGGCCCGGAGGTGCACCGGCAGGAGCCGCAGCCGGGGCAGCCGTTGAAGACCACCCTCGACGTCGCCACCCAGAACGCGGCCGACGGCGCGCTGCGCGGCGAGAAGCGCCGCTCCGCCCTGGTGGCGGTGCGGATCAGCGACGGCGCGGTGCTCGCCGCCGCCAACGGCCCCGGCGCGGCCGGCGAGAACCTCGCCTTCACCGCCCAGGTGCCGCCCGGCTCCACCTTCAAGATGGTCAGCGCGCTCGGCCTGCTGGACCGGGGCGCGGTCACCGCCGACACCGTCGTGGACTGCCCGAAGACCCGTGAGGTCGACGGTCGCTCGTTCAAGAACTCCGACGACTTCGTGCTGGGCAGGGTGCCGTTCCGGACGGACTTCGCGAAGTCCTGCAACACCGCCTTCGTCACGCTGGCGCCGCAGCTGGGGCCGGACGGGCTCGCCGTCACCGGCCGTACCCTCGGCCTGGAGGGGCAGTGGGAGCTCGGGATCGACGCGTTCACCGGCAAGGTCTCCGCCAACGGCGGCCCGACCGAGCAGGCCGCCGCGGCGATCGGCCAGGGCACCACCGTGGTCAGCCCGCTCGCCATGGCCGGCGCCACCGCCGCCGTGGCCCGGGGTCGCTTCACCCAGCCGAAGCTGCTGCTCGACCCGGCGCCGGCCAAGACGGCCGAGCCCGGCCCGCAGCTCAAGGCCGAGTCGGTCGAGCCGCTGCGGGCGATGATGCGCGAGGTGGTCACGGCCGGCACGGCGAAGGCGCTCGCCGACGTCGCCGGCGGCCCGGTGCACGGCAAGACCGGCACCGCCGAGTACGACGACAACCCCGCGCACACCCACGCCTGGTTCGTCGGCTGGCAGGGGGACGTGGCGTTCGCGGTCTTCGTCGAGCAGGGCGGGTCGAGCACGTCGAGCGCGGTCCCGATCGCCGACCGCTTCCTCCGCGCCCTGAACTGACCGTCCCGTCCCGTCCCCGGCCCGTCCCCGGTTTGCGGCGTGTCGCGGTGTCCCTCGGCCCGGGATACCGCAACACGCCGCAACCGGTGTGGATCAGTCGCCAGGACGCGGGCGGTGGTGGCCGGGGGGAGAGGGAGGGAGCTTGGCTCAGGCGATGCCGGCGGGTGGCTCGGTGGGTTCGTCGCCGGCCTCCGGGGGCGGCACCCGGCGCAGCAGGCCGGGCCCGGCCGAGGCGGGCGGCCCGACCGGCTCCACGACCACCGGGACCATCTCCGGTGGCGCGGCCGGCCTCGGCACCGGGCGGGCGTCCGGGCTCCCCGCCGCTTCGGGCACCGGATAGCCCGGCGCGGGGTCGACGTCGGCCGCCCTCACAGCACCGTCCGCCACCGCGCCGAGGCCGTCCGACAGCGCGCCCCGAGCGGCCGAGAGGGAAGCGCCCGGCGCGGCCGACCGGGAACCGGAGCCGGCGGGCGGGCCGGCGGGGTGACCGTCCGCCGCCGAGTCGGGGCCGGCGACGACGTCCGGCCGCCGCGCGGTCCGTACCCGGGGCACCGCCGACGGCGGCGGCAGCAGCCGGGGCGGCACCGCCTCCGGCGCCGAGACCGGGGCCAGCCCGGCGACCACGGTGTTGACGATCTCGGCGGCGTACGAGCCGTCCGGGTCGTAGTCGGGGTCGAAGACGGTCAGCTCGACGCCGAGGCAGTGCGGGGTGTCGACCAGGCCGGCGAGGAGGATCTCCAGCTCGGCGAAGGCGATCCCGCCCGGGTCCGGCGCGTCGACCGCCGGCATCACCGCCGGGTCCAGCACGTCCACGTCGATGTGCACCCAGTAGCCGGCGCAGTCGGCCAGCTGCTCGTGCGCCCACTGGGCGGACCGGGCCGCCCCCTCGGCGCGCAGCGCCGGCACCGGACGGGTGGTGATCCCGGCGGCCTGCAGGTCGAGGCGGTACTCGTCCTGGGCCCGGATGCCGAGCACCACCACGTCGATGTCGCGGAAGTAGGGACGCCGCCCCTCGATGGCCGCCAGGTCGGCCTGCCCGCGCCCGGTGACCAGGGCCAGGTCCTCCCCGGCCGCCGCGCCGACGTAGGAGGCGTTGCCGGGGTGCCGGAAGTCGGAGTGGCCGTCGACGAAGACCAGCCCGATCCGCCCGCCGACCGCCTCGCCGAGCCGGTGCATGGCCAACGCCGAGCCGAGCAGCACCGAGCAGTCGCCCCCGAGCACCAGCGGGAACTCGCCCCGGTCGATGATCGCGCCGATCCGGTCGGCGAGCGCCACCGAGTACCCGGAGATCTCCCGGGCGTGGCAGACCCCGTCACCGGGACGCCAGTCGCCCGGGTCGTACCGGGGCGGGGTGAGGCAGCCGGCGTCGCGGGCGCGCAGCCGGGCGAGCAGCCCGTGGTCGCGCAGCGCGCCGGGCGCCTTGGCGCAGCCGGGGACGGAGGTGGACGTGGGCGGGCGCAGTCCGAGGTTCGTCGGCGCGTCGAGGACGGCGATCCGGCGCATCATGGGCTCCCGTCCTCGGTGGTCGGGCGGGCCGGCGGTGCGCCGGCCCGCGCTGGCGTGCGACGAACTCAGAACAGTGCGCTGGCCAGGGCTCGGCGGGCCGAGGCGACGGCGGGGTCGTCCGGGCCGGCGACGGTGAAGAGCGAGACCAGGTGCTGGCGCACCTTCTCCCGGTCCTCGCCGGCGGTGCGCCGGACCAGGCCGACCAGGCGGGCGTACGCCTGCTCGGCCATGCCGCTGAGCACCTCGACGTCGGCGGCGAGGAGCTGGGCCTCGACGTCGTCGGGGGCCTGCGCGGCGGCGGCGAGCGCGGCCTGCGGGTCCGCGCCGGCGACCCGGCGGGCCAGCCCGACCTGGGCCAGGCCGGCCTCGGCCGCCGCGTCCGCCGGGGACTCGGCCAGGATCTTGCGGTACGCCCGCTCGGCGGCCTCCAGGTCACCGCTCATCAGGGCGTCGTCGGCCTCGTCGAGGCGGGGGTCCTCCGGCTCGGCGACGGCGACGCCGCCGGCCTTGAGGACGGCCTGGAGCCACTGGCGGAGCTGGGCCTCCGGCACCACGCCGGAGAACGCGTCGACGGGCTGGCCGCCGACGACCGCGTAGACCATCGGGATGCCCTGCACCCGGAACATCTGGGCGATGCGCGGGTTGGCGTCCACGTCGACCTTGGCGAGCACCCACGCCCCGCCACCCTCGGCGGCCAGCCGCTCCAGCACCGGGGAGAGCTGCTTGCAGGGCTCGCACCACTCGGCCCAGAAGTCGACGACCACGGGTGTGCTGAGCGAGCGCTCCAGGACCTCGGACTGGAAGGTCGCCTCGGTCACGTCGACCACGGTCACCGCGCCGCCTGCGGGGCCGCCCGGCAGGCCGGTGGGCGGACCGGCCTGGGCCGGTGTGGTGGGACGGGGGTTGGCCGGCGGTGTGCTGCGCAGTGCGCTGAGGTCGACCGCGCCGCGGGTGAAGATCGACGAAGTCATCCGTGGGTCGCTCATGGTTACCTAGTCTCGCACGGACCCCGCGAAACTCAGATCAACCGCGACGCCGACAGTTGCCACTCTCACCCCTGCTCATGAGCCCTCCGCACCGCCCGTGACCACGGCGGAGCCGGACCACCCCCGCGCCCGGACGACAGGCGTCGGGGAAAAGTCGCTGATGCGACATCCCACCCGGCGACGACGGCGCGACCGCGGGGGCGGCGGTGGTGGTCAGAAGCGGGCGGGCTCGCGGTAGACGCCCCACTCGGCCCGCAGGGCGTCGCAGATCTCGCCGAGGGTGGCCTCGGCCCGGACGGCGTCGAGCATCGCCGGGATCATGTTGCCGTCGGTGCGGCCGACCTCGACCATCCGGGCCACCGCCGCCTCGACCGCCGCCTCGTCCCGGGCGGCCTTGCGCTCGGCCAGCACCCGGCGCTGCTCCAGTTCCACCTCGTGCGAGATGCGCAGGATCTCGAGGTCCTTGGCGACCGTGCCGGTGTGGCAGTTGACCCCGACGATCTTCTTGTCGCCCTTCTCCAGCGCCTGCTGGTAGACGAAGGCCGACTCGGCGATGTGGCCGGTGAACCAGCCGTCCTCGATGCCGCGCAGGATGCCGGAGGTCATCGGGCCGATCTGGTGCGGGCCCTCGCCGCCGAGCTGCCGGATCCGGGCGAAGATCTCCTCCGCCTCGGCCTCGATCTTGTCGGTGAGCGCCTCGACGTACCAGGAGCCGCCCAGCGGGTCGGCCACGTTCGTCACCCCGGTCTCCTCCATCAGCACCTGCTGGGTACGCAGGGCGATCTCGGCGGACTCGTCGGTGGGCAGGGCGAGGGTCTCGTCCAGGGCGTTGGTGTGCAGCGAGTTGGTCCCGCCGAGCACCGCGGCCAGCGCCTCGACGGCGGTGCGCACCACGTTGTTGACCGGCTGCTGGGCGGTCAGCGACACCCCGGCGGTCTGCGTGTGGAACCGCAGCCAGAGCGCCTTCTCGCTGGTGGCGCCGTAGACGTCGCGCAGCCAGCGGGCCCAGATCCGGCGGGCGGCGCGGAACTTGGCGATCTCCTCGAAGAAGTCCACGTGCGAGTCGAAGAAGAAACTCAGGCCCGGGGCGAAGACGTTGACGTCCAGCCCGCGCGACAGCCCCAGCTCGACGTAGCCGAACCCGTCGGCCAGCGTGTACGCCAGTTCCTGCGCGGCGGTCGAGCCGGCCTCGCGGATGTGGTAGCCGGAGACGGAGAGCGGCTTGTACCGGGGGATCTCCCGGGCGCAGTACTCCATCAGGTCGCCGATCAGGCGCAGGTGCGGCTCCGGGTCGAAGAGCCACTCCTTCTGCGCGATGTACTCCTTGAAGATGTCGGTCTGCAGCGTGCCGTCCAGGGTGGACACGTCGACGCCCTGCCGCTCGGCGGCGACCAGGTACATGCAGAAGACCGGCACGGCCGGGCCGGAGATGGTCATCGAGGTGGTGACGCCGCCCAGGTCGATGCCGTCGAAGAGCACCTCCATGTCGGCGGCGCTGTCCACCGCGACACCGCAGTGCCCGACCTCGCCGAGCGACTGCGGGTCGTCGGAGTCCCGCCCCATCAGCGTGGGCATGTCGAAGGCGACGGAGAGGCCGCCGCCCCCGGCGCCCAGGATCATCTTGTAGCGCTCGTTGGTCTGCTGGGCGTTGCCGAACCCGGCGAACTGCCGGATCGTCCAGGTCCGCCCGCGGTAGCCGGTCGGGTGCAGGCCCCGGGTGTACGGGTACTCGCCCGGCCAGCCGATCCGGTCGAAGCCCGGGTACGCCACGCCCTCCGGCGGGCCGTAGACCGGGTCCACGGTCATCCCGGACAGGGTGGTGAAGTCCGCGTCCCGCTTGCGCGCGGCGTCGTAGCGGGCCTGCCAGCGTGCCCGTCCGGCGGCGATCTCGTCGGCGTTCATCCGCGGAGCTCCTCCTCGAGTCCTCGACTGCAGACCGAGTGTAGAACGGAGTCCTGAACGATCGCTAAGGAAGTTCGTACCCGCCGGTAACCTGATCAGGCCGGGGGCGCCTCCATGGCCACGTCGTCCACCCGGATGTTGATCTCGTCGGCCCGCAGCCCGTACGCCTCGACGGCCGCCGTCACCGCGACCCGCACCGCGTCGGTCACCTGCGGCACCGGGTGGCCGGCCGCGATCACCAGCACCAGGTTGACCACCGCCGCGCCGTTGCTGACGTGCGCCGAGCAGCCCCGCCGGGCGTCACCGACCTGGTCCAGGCCGACCCTGTCGAGCACCGCGTTGAAGAACCGGGCCACGTCGCCGCCGAGCTCGGCCACCCCGGGCACGGACTTCGCGGCGGCCACCGCGATCTTCTCCACCACCTCGTCGGAGACGTGCGTCGTCCCGCCCGCCATCGCGGCCGGGGTCACCGACAGTTCCTGGGTCGCCTCGTCAGCCATGCTCTCCCCACAACGTCGCACCGCCCCACGAAGAGCCGTGAGGCGGTGCGAGCGTACTAGGTGGACGGCGGGCTCAGGCCCCCAGTTGCGCGAGCAGCTCATCCGCCGCCGCGTACGGGTCGATCGCGCCCTCGGCCACCTTGGCGGCCAGCGTCGGCAGCTCCGTACCGTCGCGCAGCGAACCGATCCGGGCGCGGAGCACGCCGAGCGCGATCGCCTCGATCTCGGCGGCGGCCCGCGCCTCCCGGCGGCGGCGCAGCTCGCCGTGCTGCTCCAGCCAGCCGCGGTGCTTGTCGATCGCGGCGGCGATGTCGTCGATCCCCTCGCCACGCGCCGCGATCGCGCGGACCACCTGCGGGCGCCACTCGCCCGGCCCGCGCTCGCCGAGGGCGATCATGCCCTGGATGTCGCGGACGGTGGCGTCCGCGCCGTCCCGGTCGGCCTTGTTGACCACGAAGACGTCGGCGATCTCCAGGATGCCGGCCTTGACCGCCTGGATCGCGTCGCCCATGCCCGGGGCGAGCAGCACCAGCGTGGTGTCCGCCAGGGAGGCCACCTCGACCTCGGCCTGCCCGACGCCGACGGTCTCCACCAGCACCACGTCGCAGCCGGCCCCCTCCAGCACCCGCACCGCCTGGGGCGTGGCCGCGGAGAGGCCGCCCAGGTGGCCCCGGCTGGACATCGACCGGATGTAGACGCCCGGGTCGGTGGCGTGGTCCTGCATCCGGACCCGGTCGCCGAGGATCGCCCCGCCGGTGAACGGGCTGGACGGGTCGATGGCCAGCACGCCCACCCGGTGCCCGCGCGCCCGCAGCGCCCGGACCAGCTCGTTGGTGGTGGTCGACTTGCCCACGCCCGGGGAACCGGTCAGCCCGACCACCTGCGCCTGGCCGGCGTACGGCGCGAGGGCCGCCGCGACCTGCGGCAGCACCTCGTCACCGGACTCGACCAGGGTGATCAGGCGGGCCACCGCGCGGGGGTCGCCCGCGCGGGCCCGCTCGACGAGCATGGGCACGTCCCGGCTGCGGCGCACCGGAAAGGTGGCCGCCGCCGGGGCGTTCTCGATCGTTCCGCTCACTGGTTGGTCTCGGCGCCGTTCGGGACGTGGATGATCAGCGCGTCGCCCTGCCCACCGCCGCCGCACAACGCCGCCGCGCCGGTGCCGCCGCCCCGGCGCTTGAGCTCCAGCGCGAGGGTGAGCACCAGCCGCGCGCCGGACATGCCGATCGGGTGGCCCAGCGCGATCGCGCCGCCGTTGACGTTGACCTTGTCCGGGCTGATGCCCAGGTCGCGGGTGGACTGGATGCCGACCGCCGCGAACGCCTCGTTGATCTCGACGAGGTCGATGTCCTCGATGCTCAGCCCACCCTTCTTCAGGGCGTGGTTGATCGCGTTCGACGGCTGCGAGTGCAGGGAGTTGTCCGGGCCGGCCACGTTGCCGTGCGCGCCGATCTCGGCCAGCCAGGTCAGCCCCAGCTCCTTGGCCTTGGCCTTGCTCATCACGACCACCGCGGCGGCGCCGTCGGAGATCGGCGAGGAGCTGCCGGCGGTGATGGTGCCGTCCTTGGCGAACGCCGGACGGAGCTTGCCCAGCGACTCGGCGGTGGTGTCCGGCCGGATGCCCTCGTCCTCGCTGATCACCAGCGGGTCGCCCTTGCGCTGCGGGATGACCACCGGGGCGATCTCGTCGGCGAAGTGGCCGTTCTTCTGCGCGGCGGCGGCCCGCTGGTGGCTGGCCGCGGCGAAGGCGTCCTGCTCCTCGCGGGTGATGCCGTGCTTCGCGCCGTGCCGCTCGGTGGACTCGCCCATCGAGCAGCAGTCCCAGGCGTCGGTGAGCCCGTCGAGCGCCATGTGGTCCTTGATCGTGACGTCGCCGTACTTGTAGCCGGAGCGCTGCCCGAGCAGCAGGTGCGGGGCGTTGGTCATCGACTCCATGCCGCCGGCCACCACGATGTCGAACTCGCCGGCCCGGATGAGCTGGTCGGCCAGGGCGATCGCGTCCAGCCCGGAGAGGCAGACCTTGTTGATGGTCAGCGCCGGGGTGGACATCGGGATGCCGGCCTCGACGGCGGCCTGCCGGGCCGGGATCTGCCCCGCGCCCGCCTGGAGCACCTGGCCCATGATCACGTACTGCACCTGGTCCGGAGCGACGCCGGCCCGCTCCAGCGCCGCCTTGATCGCGACGCCGCCGAGCTTCGTCGCCGGAAGGTCCTTGAGGTTGCCCAGCAGGCGCCCCATCGGGGTCCGCGCGCCGCTGACGATCACCGAAGCCATTGCCTGCCTCCGAGGGGGTGCCGACCTGTACGCCTTAACGATTGTTCGGTCAGACTAGCGCCATGGCTGAGAACTCCCCCGTCGAGACCGCTGCCGACTATGTCACAGACATCGGCCTGCGCCGCATCGACCACGTCGGGGTCGCGGTCGCCGACCTCGACGCCGCGATCGACTTCTACCAGCGCACCTTCGGCATGCGCTGCGTGCACACCGAGACCAACACCGAGCAGGGCGTACGCGAGGCGATGCTGGCCGTCGGCCCGACCGCCGAGGGCGGCTGCGTGCAGCTGCTCGCCCCGCTGAGCCCGGAGTCGACCATCGCGAAGTTCCTGGACCGCAACGGCCCGGGCGTGCAGCAGGTGGCGTACACGGTGGCCGACATCGACGCGGCCTGCGCGGCGCTGCGCGAGCGGGGCGTACGGCTGCTCTACGAGACCCCGAAGCGCGGCACCGCCGACTCCCGGATCAACTTCGTGCACCCGAAGGACGCCGGCGGCGTCCTGGTCGAGCTGGTCGAGCCGGCCGCCGGGGGCCACTGACCTGCCCACCCGCGCGGGTCGGGGCGTCCGCGCGCCGCCCCGACCCGTGCGACCGACCGTCGACCACACCGGATCCCAGAAGATGGGAACACGAGCAGCATTGCGCGAATCGGCGTTCCCATGGACAGCTCCACGCACGGCGCAATGCACTTTTTCACACAGGACTTCCGGCCCTAGCTACCGTTCAGTAACGTCCGGCGGCACAGGAGCGCGACCGGTGCCGGATGTGTCGATTGCCGACATGGCGGTCGGTCGCACCGGCGCCGACGATGGCAACAGCCCGTGCCCGGCGTGCGGGTGCGGACGAACGGGAGGTCACCGTGCAGGACATCCTCGAAGCGATCATGGCAGCGGAGGGCTCGGACAAGCCGGAGCGCGAACTGGCCGGCCTCGCCGGCCTGCCCGTGCCGGAGAGCTACCGGGGCATGGTCGTCCGCGCCGACGAGACCCGGATGTTCGAGGGGTTGGCCACCCGGGACAAGGACCCGCGCAAGGCCCTGCACCTGCAGGAGGTGCCCACCCCGGAACTCGGCCCGGGCGAGGCCCTGGTCGCCGTGATGGCCAGCGCGATCAACTACAACACGGTCTGGACCAGCATCTTCGAGCCGCTGCCGACCTTCAAGTTCCTCCAGCGCTACGGCCGGCTCTCCGAGCTGACCCGCCGGCACGACCTGCCGTACCACGTGGTCGGCTCGGACGCCGCCGGCGTGGTGCTGCGCACCGGCCCCGGCGTGACCAAGTGGAAGGCCGGCGACGAGGTCGTCGCCCACTGCCTCTCGGTCGAGCTGGAGGACGCGGCCGGCCACGACGACACCATGCTCGACCCGCAGCAGCGGATCTGGGGCTTCGAGACCAACTTCGGCGGCCTCGCCGAGCTGTGCGTGGTCAAGGCCAACCAGCTGATGCCCAAGCCGCGCCACCTGAGCTGGGAGGAGGCGGCGAGCCCGGGCCTGGTCAACTCGACGGCGTACCGGCAGCTCGTCTCCCACCACGGGGCGAACATGAAGCAGGGCGACGTGGTGCTGATCTGGGGCGCCTCCGGCGGCCTGGGCGGCTACGCCACCCAGATGGCGCTCAACGGCGGCGCGATCCCGGTCTGCGTGGTCTCCAGCCCGGAGAAGGCCGAGCTGTGCCGGTCCATGGGGGCCGAGCTGGTCATCGACCGCTCCGCCGAGGGCTTCCGGTTCTGGAAGGACGAGCAGACCCAGGACCAGGACGAGTGGCGCCGCTTCGGCGAGCGGATCCGGGAGCTGACCGGCGGCGAGGACCCGGACATCGTCTTCGAGCACCCCGGCCGGGAGACCTTCGGCGCCAGCGTCTACGTGGCCAAGAAGGGCGGCACCATCGTCACCTGCGCCTCCACCAGCGGATACCAGCACCAGTACGACAACCGGTACCTGTGGATGCACCTCAAGCGGATCGTCGGCAGCCACTTCGCCAACTACCGCGAGGCGTGGGAGGCCAACCGGCTCGTCGCGCTCGGGCAGATCCACCCGACGGTGTCCAGGACCTACCCGCTGGAGCAGACCGGCCAGGCGGCGTACGAGGTGCACCGCAACGCGCACCAGGGCAAGGTCGGCGTGCGCTGCCTCGCCCCCACCGACGGCCTCGGCGTCCGGGACCCGCAGATGCGGGCCCGGCACGAGAGCGCGATCAACCGGTTCCGCGGCCGCTGAGCCGTCCGGGTGACGCCGGGTCGCCCATTGCGGTGAGGAGGGCATTGCCTTTCCACCGTGACCCGGACACCCATTCGAGTGAGGCCGGACAAAGGGCCGCGGGCACCGCCCGCGGCCCTTTTCCCGCTCACCGCGCGTGACGTCCGGCCCGCCCGGGAGCTGCCAAGATCGTCATTCGGGCGGGTCCGGAGGCACGGGCCGGCGGACCATGTAATGAGGACACGAAAGCTCGGGACCGCTCTTGCGAACGACCCCGGGGAGTCTGCGAGTATGTCCCAATGCCCCAGCAGCAGTCCTCCCCTCTGGCGTTCTTCGATAACGCGAACTCGCAGCCGGATTTCACCGTCGGTCTGCGCGGCTACAACACCCACCAGGTCGATGACTTCATCGGCCGGATGACCGCGGCGCTGACCCAGTCGGAGCAGGCCCGGGCCGAGGCCGAGCAGCGGATGAACGACGCCCAGCGTCGCCTCCGCCAGGCCGAGCAGCGCCAGAGCGCGCTCGAGCAGAAGCTCACCGACACCAACAAGCAGCTCGAGGAGAACAGCCGGCCCACCCTCTCCGGCCTGGGCACCCGGGTCGAGCAGATCCTCCGGCTGGCCGAGGAGCAGGCCAACGACCACCGCAACGAGGCCAAGCGGGAGTCCGAGGGGATCCTCTCCGCGGCGCGCCTCGAGGCGCGGGAGATCACCGACAAGGCGCGCGCCGAGGCCGCCGCCATGAAGGCCACCGCCGAGCGGGAGGCGGGCAACGTCCGCACCGCCGCCGAGCGCGAGGCCGCCGAGGTACGGGTGCAGGCCCGCCGCGAGGCCGACACGCTGCGCGCCGACGCGGAGCGGGAGACCAAGCAGCTGCGTACGGTCACCGCGCACGAGGTGGCCGAGCTGAAGTCCACCGTCGAGCGCGAGGTCGCCACCCTGCGGGCCACCGCCGAGCGGGAGATCACCCAGCAGCGGGCCAAGGCCGCCCGCGAGGCCGAGGAGAAGCGGGCCGAGGCGACCAAGCTGCTCACCGACGCCCGCGACAAGCGGGACAAGGACCTCCAGGCCCTGGAGCTCCAGCTCGCCGAGCGGCGCGAGAAGGCCGAGCGCGAGGAGTCGGAGCGGCACGCCGCCCAGGTCGCGCAGACCCAGAAGCTGGTCGGCGAGGCCGAGCAGCGCGCCCACGCCGCGCAGGAGCGGGCCAAGGAGATCGAGCAGCGGGCCGAGGCCCGCCGGGTCGAGTCCGAGCGCACCGCCGCCGAGACGGTCGAGAAGGCCAAGGCGCTGGCCGAGAAGACGCTGAGCGAGGCCAAGGCCGAGGCGAAGCGGCTGCTCACCGAGGCGCGCACCGAGGCCGAGCTGACCACCCAGGCCGCCCGCCGCGAGGTCGAGGACCTCACCCGCCAGAAGGACGCCGTCACCTCCCAGCTCGGGCAGATGCTCTCCGGCCTGGCCGGCATCGTGCCGGGCGTGCCGGCCCAGCAGCAGGCCGCCGCGCCGGCCAAGCCGGAGCCGGCCAAGGCCGACGCCGAGCAGAAGGCGACCGCCGGCTGACCCACCGCACGTCGGGGCATGAGTGATACGGCGCGGGGTGACACCGGGTGACCGGTGCTACCCCGCGCCGTATGCGTTGCGTCCCCCCTCCGGGACCGGCGTGCCGGAACCAGTGAAGTAGGTCCCAACAGGGGCGTCCGTATCGCCCCAGGAGGGCCGGATGCGTGTGAGGATGGGGGCATGTCGCACGGCGAGGAACTGTTCGCTCTCGGCGGGGACGTGACCACGGAGCCCAGCTTCGAGTCCGCCCTGCGGGGGTACGAGAAACGACAGGTCGACCGGTACGTCGCTCGTGCGGAGCACGAGATCGCCACCCTGACGGCCGAGCGGGAGCAGGCGTACACCCAGATCCACAAGCTGGCCGGTCAGGTCGAGCACCTCCAGCGCGACCTGGCCCAGGTGCGCAAACAGGCCGCCGTGGTGGACCGGGCC
This genomic interval from Micromonospora coxensis contains the following:
- a CDS encoding penicillin-binding transpeptidase domain-containing protein, whose translation is MTLSYPYRRLRTRPRPTLSALAVTALLAGVLVGCSDGDGPERTVDAFLDGWRSGDLNAVGFIDPTGARLPAADVTKEIKELSGELAATPPTLRRTGEPEITKDIATAKIRVEWKLPGDTTWAYDRPVRLRQGRDDQWQLIWEPTLVQEQLEKGDRLTVRRERPTRAAVLDAAGQPIVAPRPVVRVGVQPSQVPDPAALARRLDAAFKAIRPAITPPVDVSDLPRRMKEADPDAFVEVVTLREEAYRQIKPRIHDLPGTLFPTEQRDLAPTREFARALLGSVDEATADDLAARPDAVARGDQVGHGGLQGRYDDRLRGVPGVAVLIQRPGPDGKPTPGPEVHRQEPQPGQPLKTTLDVATQNAADGALRGEKRRSALVAVRISDGAVLAAANGPGAAGENLAFTAQVPPGSTFKMVSALGLLDRGAVTADTVVDCPKTREVDGRSFKNSDDFVLGRVPFRTDFAKSCNTAFVTLAPQLGPDGLAVTGRTLGLEGQWELGIDAFTGKVSANGGPTEQAAAAIGQGTTVVSPLAMAGATAAVARGRFTQPKLLLDPAPAKTAEPGPQLKAESVEPLRAMMREVVTAGTAKALADVAGGPVHGKTGTAEYDDNPAHTHAWFVGWQGDVAFAVFVEQGGSSTSSAVPIADRFLRALN
- a CDS encoding arginase family protein, with the protein product MMRRIAVLDAPTNLGLRPPTSTSVPGCAKAPGALRDHGLLARLRARDAGCLTPPRYDPGDWRPGDGVCHAREISGYSVALADRIGAIIDRGEFPLVLGGDCSVLLGSALAMHRLGEAVGGRIGLVFVDGHSDFRHPGNASYVGAAAGEDLALVTGRGQADLAAIEGRRPYFRDIDVVVLGIRAQDEYRLDLQAAGITTRPVPALRAEGAARSAQWAHEQLADCAGYWVHIDVDVLDPAVMPAVDAPDPGGIAFAELEILLAGLVDTPHCLGVELTVFDPDYDPDGSYAAEIVNTVVAGLAPVSAPEAVPPRLLPPPSAVPRVRTARRPDVVAGPDSAADGHPAGPPAGSGSRSAAPGASLSAARGALSDGLGAVADGAVRAADVDPAPGYPVPEAAGSPDARPVPRPAAPPEMVPVVVEPVGPPASAGPGLLRRVPPPEAGDEPTEPPAGIA
- a CDS encoding tetratricopeptide repeat protein codes for the protein MSDPRMTSSIFTRGAVDLSALRSTPPANPRPTTPAQAGPPTGLPGGPAGGAVTVVDVTEATFQSEVLERSLSTPVVVDFWAEWCEPCKQLSPVLERLAAEGGGAWVLAKVDVDANPRIAQMFRVQGIPMVYAVVGGQPVDAFSGVVPEAQLRQWLQAVLKAGGVAVAEPEDPRLDEADDALMSGDLEAAERAYRKILAESPADAAAEAGLAQVGLARRVAGADPQAALAAAAQAPDDVEAQLLAADVEVLSGMAEQAYARLVGLVRRTAGEDREKVRQHLVSLFTVAGPDDPAVASARRALASALF
- the meaB gene encoding methylmalonyl Co-A mutase-associated GTPase MeaB — its product is MLVERARAGDPRAVARLITLVESGDEVLPQVAAALAPYAGQAQVVGLTGSPGVGKSTTTNELVRALRARGHRVGVLAIDPSSPFTGGAILGDRVRMQDHATDPGVYIRSMSSRGHLGGLSAATPQAVRVLEGAGCDVVLVETVGVGQAEVEVASLADTTLVLLAPGMGDAIQAVKAGILEIADVFVVNKADRDGADATVRDIQGMIALGERGPGEWRPQVVRAIAARGEGIDDIAAAIDKHRGWLEQHGELRRRREARAAAEIEAIALGVLRARIGSLRDGTELPTLAAKVAEGAIDPYAAADELLAQLGA
- a CDS encoding Asp23/Gls24 family envelope stress response protein produces the protein MADEATQELSVTPAAMAGGTTHVSDEVVEKIAVAAAKSVPGVAELGGDVARFFNAVLDRVGLDQVGDARRGCSAHVSNGAAVVNLVLVIAAGHPVPQVTDAVRVAVTAAVEAYGLRADEINIRVDDVAMEAPPA
- a CDS encoding acyl-CoA mutase large subunit family protein: MNADEIAAGRARWQARYDAARKRDADFTTLSGMTVDPVYGPPEGVAYPGFDRIGWPGEYPYTRGLHPTGYRGRTWTIRQFAGFGNAQQTNERYKMILGAGGGGLSVAFDMPTLMGRDSDDPQSLGEVGHCGVAVDSAADMEVLFDGIDLGGVTTSMTISGPAVPVFCMYLVAAERQGVDVSTLDGTLQTDIFKEYIAQKEWLFDPEPHLRLIGDLMEYCAREIPRYKPLSVSGYHIREAGSTAAQELAYTLADGFGYVELGLSRGLDVNVFAPGLSFFFDSHVDFFEEIAKFRAARRIWARWLRDVYGATSEKALWLRFHTQTAGVSLTAQQPVNNVVRTAVEALAAVLGGTNSLHTNALDETLALPTDESAEIALRTQQVLMEETGVTNVADPLGGSWYVEALTDKIEAEAEEIFARIRQLGGEGPHQIGPMTSGILRGIEDGWFTGHIAESAFVYQQALEKGDKKIVGVNCHTGTVAKDLEILRISHEVELEQRRVLAERKAARDEAAVEAAVARMVEVGRTDGNMIPAMLDAVRAEATLGEICDALRAEWGVYREPARF